One region of Pleuronectes platessa chromosome 18, fPlePla1.1, whole genome shotgun sequence genomic DNA includes:
- the LOC128462184 gene encoding 40S ribosomal protein S19: MPSVTVKDVNQQEFVRALSAFLKKSGKLKVPEWVDTVKLARHKEMAPCDDNWFYTRAASTARHLYLRGGVGVGSMIKIYGGRQRNGVCPAHFSVGSRNVARKVLQALEALKMVEKDPSGGRRLTPQGQRDLDRIAGQVASANKKQQSLQSGV, from the exons ATGCCCAGTGTGACGGTGAAGGATGTCAACCAGCAGGAGTTCGTCAGGGCTCTGTCCGCGTTCCTCAAGAA gtctGGCAAGCTGAAGGTCCCAGAGTGGGTCGACACTGTGAAGCTTGCCAGACACAAGGAGATGGCTCCCTGTGATGACAACTGGTTTTACACCAGAGCAG CATCCACGGCCCGTCACCTGTACCTGCGAGGAGGGGTGGGCGTCGGCTCCATGATCAAGATCTACGGAGGGCGTCAGAGGAACGGCGTGTGCCCCGCCCACTTCAGCGTGGGCTCCAGGAACGTGGCGAGGAAGGTCCTCCAGGCCCTGGAGGCCCTCAAGATGGTGGAGAAGGACCCCAGTGG GGGACGGAGACTTACCCCTCAGGGCCAGAGAGATCTGGACAGGATCGCTGGTCAG GTCGCCTCAGCAAACAAGAAGCAGCAAAGTTTACAAAGCGGCGTCTGA
- the LOC128462210 gene encoding trypsin — MKALIFLALLGAAFAAAEDDKIVGGYECPRNSVPYQVSLNAGYHFCGGSLISSQWVLSAAHCFKSRIQVRLGEHDIRVNEGTEQWIDGAKMIRHPQYNSYNLDNDIMLIKLSRPATLNSFVQTVALPSRCPVADENCLVSGWGNTLANGNNSPDRLQCLRQPMIDDRICRNAYPGLFTENMLCSGFMHGGASSCQGDSGGPLVCSGQLQGVVSWGYDCAMQGHPSVYARVCRYNSWISSVMGNN, encoded by the exons ATGAAGGCCCTGATATTCCTGGCTCTGCTTGGAGCTGCGT TTGCTGCAGCTGAGGATGACAAGATTGTCGGAGGGTATGAGTGTCCCAGAAACTCTGTTCCCTACCAGGTGTCTCTGAATGCTGGATACCACTTCTGCGGTGGATCCCTGATCTCCAGCCAATGGGTGTTGTCTGCTGCTCACTGCTTCAAGTC tCGTATCCAGGTCCGACTCGGTGAGCACGACATCCGCGTGAACGAGGGCACCGAGCAGTGGATCGACGGCGCCAAGATGATCAGGCACCCGCAGTACAACAGCTACAACCTGGACAACGACATCATGCTGATCAAACTGAGCCGCCCTGCCACCCTCAACAGCTTCGTCCAGACCGTGGCCCTGCCCTCCCGCTGCCCCGTGGCTGACGAGAACTGCCTGGTGTCCGGGTGGGGCAACACGCTGGCCAACGGCA ACAACTCTCCCGACAGGCTGCAGTGCCTGAGGCAGCCCATGATCGATGACAGGATCTGCAGGAACGCCTACCCAGGGCTCTTCACCGAGAACATGCTCTGCTCCGGGTTCATGCACGGGGGTGCCAGCAGCTGCCAG ggcgACTCTGGAGGTCCTCTGGTGTGTAGTGGTCAGCTGCAGGGGGTCGTGTCCTGGGGTTATGACTGCGCCATGCAGGGACACCCCAGCGTCTACGCCCGTGTGTGCCGCTACAACAGCTGGATCAGCTCTGTTATGGGCAACAACTGA